In a genomic window of Pedobacter sp. KBS0701:
- the rny gene encoding ribonuclease Y: MEIVEILGYVFAVIAGIAIGVVVGRFLLRNLLKQQEVAAQNKVKKILKDAENNAEILKKNKLLEAKEKFLQMKAEHEQEVNAKNNNINQRENTMKQKEQSVNQRMENFNKKEQELDKQKANLEKQTDLAVKKQEEVEVLKNQHLKQLETIAGLSAEEAKEQLVENLKQEARTQAMMQVKDIVDEAKLTASKEAKKVVIQTIQRTATEAAIENSVSIFHIESDEIKGRVIGREGRNIRALEAATGIEIIVDDTPEAIILSGFDPVRREIARLALHRLVTDGRIHPARIEEIVAKTKKQIEDEIVEIGERTVIDLGIHGLHPELIRMVGRMRYRSSYGQNLLHHSREVANFCATMAAELGLNAKMAKRAGLLHDIGKVPDDNPELPHAILGMQLAEKYKEHPEICNAIGAHHDEIEMTSMISPIVQACDAISGARPGARREVVESYIKRLKDLEELALSYPGVEKTFAIQAGRELRVIVESERITDAQAELLAADISTRIQTEMTYPGQIKVTVIRETRSVAFAK, from the coding sequence ATGGAAATAGTTGAAATATTAGGATACGTATTTGCCGTAATAGCGGGTATAGCTATCGGAGTAGTGGTAGGAAGATTCCTCCTGCGTAACTTGCTTAAACAGCAGGAAGTTGCCGCACAAAATAAAGTGAAAAAGATTTTAAAAGATGCAGAAAACAATGCAGAAATCTTAAAAAAGAATAAACTTTTAGAAGCAAAAGAAAAGTTTTTGCAAATGAAAGCGGAGCATGAGCAAGAAGTGAATGCCAAAAACAATAACATTAACCAACGCGAAAACACCATGAAGCAGAAAGAGCAATCGGTGAACCAGCGCATGGAAAACTTCAATAAAAAAGAACAGGAACTGGATAAGCAAAAAGCTAATCTTGAAAAACAAACCGATCTTGCTGTAAAGAAACAAGAAGAAGTAGAAGTATTAAAAAATCAGCACCTTAAACAATTAGAAACCATCGCTGGTCTTTCTGCGGAAGAAGCGAAAGAACAATTGGTAGAAAACCTGAAACAAGAAGCCCGTACCCAGGCCATGATGCAGGTGAAGGATATTGTTGATGAAGCCAAATTAACAGCGAGCAAAGAAGCTAAAAAAGTGGTTATCCAAACCATTCAACGTACCGCTACAGAGGCTGCTATTGAAAATTCTGTGTCTATATTCCATATCGAAAGCGACGAGATTAAAGGACGCGTTATTGGTAGAGAAGGTAGAAATATCCGTGCTTTAGAAGCTGCAACCGGTATTGAGATTATTGTGGATGACACACCGGAAGCCATTATTTTATCAGGTTTCGACCCGGTAAGAAGAGAAATAGCCCGCCTGGCTTTACACCGTTTGGTAACAGATGGTCGTATCCACCCGGCACGTATTGAAGAAATTGTAGCGAAGACCAAAAAACAGATCGAAGACGAAATTGTAGAGATTGGTGAACGTACCGTGATCGATTTAGGTATTCACGGTTTACACCCTGAGCTGATCCGTATGGTTGGCCGTATGCGTTACCGTTCATCTTACGGACAAAACTTGTTACATCACTCTCGTGAGGTAGCTAATTTCTGTGCAACAATGGCTGCAGAATTAGGCTTAAATGCTAAAATGGCTAAACGTGCAGGTCTATTACACGATATAGGTAAAGTGCCAGATGATAATCCGGAATTGCCACATGCAATTTTAGGTATGCAACTGGCCGAAAAATATAAAGAACACCCTGAAATTTGTAATGCTATTGGTGCCCACCACGATGAAATTGAGATGACTTCGATGATCTCTCCAATAGTACAGGCTTGTGATGCGATCTCTGGCGCTCGCCCGGGTGCACGTCGTGAGGTGGTAGAAAGTTATATTAAACGCCTTAAAGATTTAGAAGAACTCGCTTTATCTTACCCAGGTGTGGAAAAAACTTTCGCCATTCAAGCCGGTAGAGAATTACGTGTAATTGTAGAAAGCGAACGCATTACCGATGCGCAGGCAGAACTTTTAGCTGCTGATATTTCGACACGTATCCAAACCGAAATGACTTATCCGGGGCAGATTAAGGTTACTGTAATCAGGGAAACCCGTTCTGTAGCATTTGCTAAATAA
- a CDS encoding DUF962 domain-containing protein — MSKQTIQIEPKRPVDVLFDKYAESHQNPTNKLVHWICVPLIVFSLLGLIWQIPFPHLGFLGSYNGFFNWASFLLAFSLYYYFTLSPVLFFMMIWVVGLMSYIIVKIEQAVGLGSGAAYAIYAAIFVAAWVGQFVGHKIEGKKPSFLDDVKFLLIGPIWLLHFICRKTGIKY; from the coding sequence ATGAGCAAGCAAACCATTCAAATTGAACCAAAGAGACCTGTAGATGTGCTTTTTGATAAGTACGCCGAAAGTCACCAAAACCCGACTAACAAACTGGTACACTGGATTTGTGTGCCGTTGATCGTATTCAGTTTATTGGGTTTAATCTGGCAGATTCCTTTTCCGCATCTCGGTTTTCTGGGCAGTTATAATGGGTTCTTTAACTGGGCTTCGTTCCTTTTGGCCTTTAGCTTGTATTATTATTTTACTTTATCACCCGTATTGTTTTTCATGATGATCTGGGTTGTGGGTTTAATGAGTTACATCATCGTAAAAATTGAGCAGGCGGTAGGCTTAGGAAGTGGAGCAGCTTATGCTATTTATGCCGCAATATTTGTTGCGGCCTGGGTTGGTCAGTTTGTTGGTCATAAAATTGAAGGAAAGAAACCATCATTTCTGGATGATGTTAAGTTCCTGTTAATTGGACCGATCTGGTTATTGCACTTCATTTGCAGGAAAACGGGGATTAAATATTAG
- a CDS encoding cell division protein ZapA: MGEISIKITISDRIYPLKVNMEEEEIVRRAAKMINERIKDYQDNYAVRDKQDLLSMAVLHYATAVLRTENKVQNQDTAVADKVEELDVLLNNFFSK; the protein is encoded by the coding sequence ATGGGAGAAATCTCGATTAAAATAACCATTTCCGACCGCATTTATCCACTAAAGGTAAATATGGAAGAGGAAGAAATTGTGAGACGGGCAGCAAAAATGATCAATGAGCGCATAAAAGATTATCAGGATAATTATGCGGTTAGAGATAAGCAGGACCTTCTTTCTATGGCTGTGTTGCACTATGCAACAGCTGTATTGAGAACAGAAAACAAAGTACAAAACCAGGATACTGCTGTTGCCGATAAAGTTGAAGAATTGGATGTTTTACTCAATAATTTCTTTTCAAAATAA